A portion of the Mesobacillus sp. AQ2 genome contains these proteins:
- a CDS encoding flavin reductase family protein, producing the protein MLPVDPDQLSERENYKFLIGSIIPRPIAFVTTASEDGVLNGAPFSYFNIVSSNPPMISLSIQRSGGKQKDTARNILESGEFVVHIVDEQNVEKINQTAASLAPEESEVELAQLTPVKSVKVSVPGVKEAKVRMECVLEQALELGGGNVSGCDFIIGKVVQFHIEDSIYNHGRINPEGLAAVSRLAGNNYAKVGEIFEIERPK; encoded by the coding sequence ATGCTTCCGGTTGACCCAGACCAGCTTTCCGAGAGAGAGAATTACAAGTTTCTGATTGGCAGCATCATTCCCAGGCCAATCGCCTTCGTCACAACAGCTTCCGAGGATGGAGTCTTGAACGGTGCGCCGTTCAGCTACTTCAATATCGTATCGTCCAATCCGCCGATGATTTCGCTATCCATCCAGCGGTCAGGAGGAAAGCAGAAGGATACGGCGAGGAACATTCTTGAATCCGGGGAATTTGTCGTTCATATCGTTGATGAACAGAATGTTGAAAAAATAAACCAAACAGCCGCCAGCCTTGCTCCTGAAGAAAGTGAAGTCGAGCTGGCTCAGTTAACTCCGGTTAAAAGTGTGAAAGTTTCAGTGCCAGGGGTGAAGGAAGCAAAAGTCAGGATGGAATGCGTGCTGGAGCAGGCGTTGGAATTAGGGGGCGGAAATGTGTCGGGCTGCGATTTCATCATCGGGAAAGTCGTACAGTTCCATATAGAGGATAGCATCTACAATCATGGAAGGATCAATCCGGAGGGGCTGGCGGCTGTGAGCAGGCTGGCAGGGAATAATTACGCGAAAGTCGGAGAAATTTTTGAAATCGAAAGGCCCAAGTAG
- a CDS encoding ring-cleaving dioxygenase: MQKTTGIHHITAMVNDAQRNIDFYAGVLGLRLVKKTINFDRPEVYHLYFGNEAGDPGTVITFFPWENQMKGRIGTGQVGVTSYVIPAGSLSFWKDRLKRFGVRFIQNVRYGETYLQFQDPDGLEIELVERNEGAMNPWSYGGVTSDVAIKGFGGATLISAQPHKTAEVLEDILGLEPVGQEESFLRFKTEIGNTIDIKLSPSVRGLMGAGTVHHIAWRARDEEDHQRWRELLVEKGFYPTEILDRNYFKALYFHEGGSILFEIATDAPGFGVDEPANALGKKLMLPSWLESKREELEHKLPQVEARVLEGDKQ; the protein is encoded by the coding sequence ATGCAAAAGACAACAGGTATCCACCATATTACGGCCATGGTCAACGATGCGCAGCGGAATATTGATTTTTACGCAGGTGTATTAGGTCTTAGGCTTGTGAAAAAGACGATTAACTTCGACCGGCCTGAAGTGTATCATCTTTATTTTGGCAACGAAGCCGGGGATCCTGGAACAGTCATCACCTTCTTTCCATGGGAAAACCAGATGAAAGGGCGAATTGGCACCGGACAGGTTGGTGTGACCAGCTATGTCATACCCGCCGGATCCCTGTCTTTTTGGAAGGATCGGTTGAAACGATTTGGAGTCAGGTTCATTCAGAATGTCCGTTATGGCGAAACCTATTTGCAGTTCCAGGATCCTGACGGGCTTGAAATCGAACTGGTTGAAAGGAATGAGGGAGCCATGAATCCCTGGAGCTATGGAGGAGTTACATCTGATGTTGCGATCAAAGGGTTTGGGGGAGCGACATTGATTTCAGCCCAGCCTCATAAAACGGCAGAGGTACTTGAAGATATTCTCGGACTTGAGCCAGTTGGCCAGGAAGAAAGCTTCCTCAGGTTTAAAACAGAGATTGGCAACACGATTGACATCAAGCTTAGTCCTTCGGTACGCGGATTGATGGGAGCAGGAACGGTCCATCATATTGCCTGGAGAGCGAGAGATGAAGAAGACCATCAAAGGTGGAGAGAACTTCTAGTGGAGAAGGGATTTTATCCAACAGAAATTCTCGACCGTAACTATTTTAAGGCCCTGTATTTTCACGAGGGCGGGAGCATTCTTTTTGAAATCGCAACGGATGCACCGGGCTTTGGGGTAGATGAGCCAGCGAACGCACTCGGAAAAAAACTGATGCTGCCGTCATGGCTCGAGTCAAAGAGGGAAGAATTAGAGCACAAGCTTCCGCAGGTGGAGGCACGTGTTTTGGAGGGAGATAAACAATGA
- a CDS encoding Uma2 family endonuclease — translation MSLPEDRRISLSEFYRYREDSDQLLEYIDGMVFMTPSPSTKHQRISGRLHAQLFQLLDGSGCEVFQAPFDVELKSDHMEGTRIVIPDLSIICDKTGFQENRYVGVPSLIIEIISPSNQSHDLVFKLNLYMQFGVKEYWIVNPLINTIQVYVLDEKKTFKLHDVAKDKGIIRSAFLKEFNVDVEKIFA, via the coding sequence ATGAGCTTACCAGAAGATCGACGTATATCACTAAGTGAATTTTATCGATATAGAGAGGATTCCGACCAGCTACTGGAGTATATAGACGGTATGGTTTTTATGACACCTTCTCCTTCCACGAAGCATCAAAGAATATCAGGACGTTTGCATGCTCAGTTGTTCCAGCTGCTTGATGGCTCAGGATGTGAGGTGTTCCAAGCGCCGTTTGATGTAGAGCTAAAGAGCGATCATATGGAAGGGACCAGGATTGTTATCCCTGATCTTTCTATCATTTGCGACAAAACAGGTTTCCAGGAAAATAGATATGTAGGGGTTCCTTCACTGATCATTGAGATTATTAGTCCTTCGAATCAATCGCATGACCTGGTTTTCAAACTGAACCTTTACATGCAGTTTGGTGTAAAGGAATATTGGATCGTGAATCCGCTCATAAATACCATTCAAGTGTATGTCTTAGATGAAAAGAAGACATTTAAATTACATGACGTTGCTAAAGATAAAGGCATCATAAGGTCGGCGTTCTTGAAAGAATTCAACGTTGATGTAGAGAAAATCTTTGCTTAA
- a CDS encoding serine hydrolase yields the protein MKNLNQVLSGIHTKIDFSGTVFVQQGNAPAASASFGFSNRSDQVKNNTDTRFGIASGCKLFTAIAICQLVEDGKLTFDTRLRDCLDIKFPRFNEEITIQHLLTHTSGIPDYFDEKIMDDFEDLWVARPMYHIRNLSDFLPMFQNEQMKAAPGEAFHYNNAGYILLGLIVEQASKMTFTDYVEEHIFKRAGMNDSGYFSFDQLPANTATGYIDLPDGTWKTNIYSLPVKGGSDGGAYITVNDMAELWKALFGQLLLTKETLERLLTPHAQANETGYYGYGIWIKNESGQVAKYHVMGYDPGVSFHSAYYPATQAIAVVCSNKSEGAYDIMEAVEQGLLSGI from the coding sequence TTGAAGAATTTGAATCAGGTTTTATCAGGTATTCACACAAAGATCGATTTTTCAGGTACGGTTTTCGTCCAGCAGGGGAATGCTCCGGCAGCAAGTGCAAGCTTTGGCTTTTCCAACCGCTCGGATCAGGTAAAAAACAACACTGACACGCGTTTCGGCATCGCTTCTGGCTGCAAGCTGTTCACGGCAATTGCCATTTGCCAGCTTGTCGAGGATGGAAAACTCACCTTTGATACGAGATTGAGAGACTGTCTTGACATCAAGTTTCCTAGATTTAATGAAGAGATTACGATTCAACATTTGCTGACGCATACCTCGGGGATTCCTGATTATTTTGATGAAAAAATCATGGATGATTTCGAGGATCTCTGGGTGGCGAGACCGATGTACCACATCAGGAACCTCAGCGATTTTTTGCCGATGTTCCAAAATGAACAAATGAAAGCTGCTCCCGGTGAAGCTTTTCACTACAATAATGCTGGCTATATTTTACTCGGACTGATTGTTGAACAGGCTTCCAAGATGACATTCACGGATTATGTCGAGGAACATATTTTCAAAAGAGCTGGCATGAATGATTCAGGTTATTTTTCATTTGATCAATTGCCCGCCAATACAGCGACCGGCTATATCGATCTTCCTGACGGAACATGGAAAACCAATATCTATTCCCTGCCGGTAAAAGGCGGCTCTGACGGAGGAGCCTATATCACCGTAAACGACATGGCCGAGCTGTGGAAAGCGTTATTTGGGCAGCTTTTACTCACAAAGGAGACCTTGGAACGACTGCTCACCCCCCACGCGCAAGCCAACGAAACCGGCTATTACGGGTACGGCATCTGGATCAAGAATGAATCCGGGCAAGTAGCTAAATACCATGTGATGGGCTATGACCCAGGAGTCAGCTTCCACTCCGCCTACTACCCGGCCACCCAGGCCATCGCCGTGGTCTGCTCCAATAAATCCGAGGGTGCCTATGACATCATGGAGGCTGTGGAACAGGGGCTCTTAAGCGGTATTTGA
- a CDS encoding DinB family protein, whose translation MNSIDLIILNFNEVRRRSIKVWSSIPEEKLKWKPDDEAMNCIEMIRHVLESEHYYHLAIINRGSLPEFTSPFENRPFTTVSAEMEFAKPYRNKFFDTIKSFSEEDLTKIKIDRSDSGYIRDLGDMLLRIAYHESIHTGQLLDYLRTAGVPRIRIWD comes from the coding sequence TTGAATTCAATTGACCTAATTATTTTAAACTTTAATGAAGTTAGAAGAAGAAGTATTAAGGTGTGGTCATCAATACCTGAAGAAAAACTAAAATGGAAGCCTGATGATGAAGCCATGAATTGCATAGAAATGATCAGGCATGTTTTGGAAAGCGAACATTATTATCACCTAGCTATCATTAATAGAGGGAGCCTTCCAGAGTTTACTTCTCCTTTCGAAAACAGGCCTTTCACTACAGTAAGCGCGGAAATGGAGTTTGCAAAACCATATCGTAATAAGTTCTTCGACACAATCAAGTCATTTTCTGAGGAAGATTTAACAAAAATAAAGATAGACCGCTCTGATTCAGGATACATAAGAGACTTGGGGGATATGCTCCTCCGTATTGCCTACCACGAATCAATTCACACTGGTCAGCTATTGGATTATTTAAGAACTGCAGGGGTTCCACGGATACGAATTTGGGATTAA
- a CDS encoding TspO/MBR family protein gives MGRFLLILLASIVVVAVNALANILPINGQNTGEISNKLYVLFTPAGYVFGIWGLIYFLLFIWTIRQFPASRRDLPVYQKSAPLYVLSSVLNTAWILLWHYEFFLLTVFVMIGLLLTLIKLYQLIKNEEHSFWDLLPFSVYLGWISVATIANISYYLKYIGWNGFGLSDVAWTLIMLVIATLLAVYFQYKNEDRIYPLVFVWAFIGIGVKNAAAHPLVSTTSYVLSAIILITIVFGVFKKR, from the coding sequence ATGGGACGATTTCTTTTAATTCTGCTTGCCTCGATCGTTGTGGTCGCGGTCAATGCACTTGCGAATATTCTGCCGATCAATGGGCAGAACACCGGGGAAATTTCGAATAAGCTGTATGTTTTGTTTACTCCGGCAGGATATGTTTTTGGCATCTGGGGATTGATTTATTTTTTATTGTTCATTTGGACAATCAGGCAGTTTCCGGCTTCACGAAGGGATTTGCCGGTCTACCAAAAGTCCGCTCCGCTTTATGTGCTAAGCTCTGTCCTCAATACCGCCTGGATTCTTTTATGGCATTACGAGTTCTTCCTATTGACGGTTTTTGTAATGATTGGTTTGCTGCTGACACTTATCAAGCTTTATCAGCTGATCAAAAATGAAGAACATTCTTTTTGGGATCTGCTCCCTTTTTCTGTCTACCTCGGCTGGATCAGCGTCGCCACCATCGCGAATATCAGCTATTACTTGAAATATATCGGCTGGAACGGCTTCGGTCTATCCGATGTGGCCTGGACACTCATCATGCTCGTTATCGCTACACTCCTGGCTGTTTATTTTCAATATAAAAATGAGGATCGCATCTATCCACTGGTCTTCGTCTGGGCCTTCATTGGAATCGGTGTTAAAAATGCTGCCGCCCATCCGCTAGTGAGCACCACTTCCTATGTCTTATCTGCCATCATCCTGATCACGATTGTATTCGGAGTGTTCAAGAAGCGTTGA
- a CDS encoding alpha/beta hydrolase → MKHIFNKGKVSTKPTLLMLHGTGGNELDLLPLAGMIDDEASVLSVRGNVLENGMPRFFKRLAEGVFDEEDLIFRTKELNEFLDEAAEKYDFDRNNVIAVGYSNGANIAASLLFHYENALKGAILHHPMVPRRGIELPDLTGTPVFIAAGTNDPICSPMESEQLKSLLEKAGADVKLHWENRGHQLTREEVEAAAQWYLGHER, encoded by the coding sequence ATGAAACATATATTCAACAAGGGTAAGGTATCAACAAAACCAACATTATTAATGCTTCACGGCACAGGAGGCAATGAATTGGACCTGCTGCCTCTAGCTGGAATGATTGATGATGAAGCTTCTGTCTTAAGTGTCCGCGGGAACGTATTGGAAAACGGAATGCCAAGATTTTTCAAAAGGCTGGCAGAAGGTGTGTTTGACGAAGAGGATTTAATTTTCCGGACAAAAGAATTGAATGAATTCCTTGATGAAGCAGCTGAAAAATACGACTTTGACCGTAACAATGTGATTGCCGTCGGTTATTCAAACGGAGCGAATATCGCGGCAAGCCTGCTGTTCCACTATGAAAATGCCTTGAAGGGAGCCATCCTTCATCACCCAATGGTGCCGAGAAGAGGTATTGAACTGCCTGACCTGACAGGAACTCCGGTATTCATTGCGGCAGGAACGAATGATCCAATCTGCTCACCGATGGAATCTGAACAACTTAAATCCCTGCTTGAGAAAGCTGGTGCTGATGTGAAACTCCATTGGGAGAATAGAGGCCATCAGTTGACCCGTGAGGAAGTCGAAGCTGCGGCGCAGTGGTACCTGGGACACGAGAGGTAA
- a CDS encoding threonine/serine dehydratase, whose translation MISLKDVKEARERISDIVHVTPILKSDQLSMACGNQIFFKSEHLQKTGSFKIRGASNKVKQAVENGAKYVTAASSGNHGQAVSYVANKYGVPATIVVPEDISQCKMNAIQAYNGKTEMCGITSAERLPRAQEIAEQENGVFIPPYDDPYIMAGQGTVGLEVLEQIQDVDAVIVPIGGGGLLSGILTAIKETNPRIKVIGVEPEIANDTYLSLKNKKITAIPATSTIADGLRSSQPGDLTFPVLMKYLDDLVLVSEEEIRHAFSFVLERMKQLIEPSSATTVAAAMHNKLPFKDKKVVTVISGGNVDLGKISGLIS comes from the coding sequence ATGATCTCATTAAAAGATGTGAAGGAAGCGCGGGAACGAATTAGCGACATCGTTCATGTAACACCTATCCTAAAATCAGACCAACTATCGATGGCATGCGGCAACCAGATTTTTTTCAAATCAGAGCACTTGCAAAAGACTGGCTCATTCAAGATCCGCGGCGCGAGTAATAAAGTGAAACAAGCTGTCGAGAATGGCGCAAAGTATGTAACCGCAGCCTCCTCGGGCAATCACGGCCAGGCAGTTTCCTATGTGGCGAATAAATATGGAGTGCCTGCTACCATTGTCGTTCCAGAGGATATCAGCCAATGTAAAATGAACGCCATTCAAGCCTATAATGGCAAGACCGAAATGTGCGGCATAACGTCTGCGGAGCGGCTGCCAAGGGCCCAGGAAATCGCTGAGCAAGAAAATGGTGTATTCATCCCACCCTATGACGATCCGTATATCATGGCTGGTCAGGGAACGGTAGGATTGGAGGTTCTCGAACAGATACAAGATGTCGATGCCGTGATTGTTCCGATTGGCGGTGGCGGTCTTCTTTCGGGGATACTCACTGCCATAAAAGAGACAAACCCACGGATCAAAGTAATCGGTGTAGAACCCGAGATTGCGAATGACACTTATCTATCTTTAAAAAACAAGAAGATCACCGCAATCCCAGCCACCTCCACAATCGCTGATGGCTTGAGGAGCAGCCAGCCTGGAGACCTGACCTTCCCTGTCCTGATGAAATACCTCGATGACCTTGTCCTGGTCAGTGAAGAAGAAATCCGCCATGCATTTAGCTTCGTTTTGGAACGAATGAAACAGCTGATCGAACCTTCAAGCGCAACAACAGTCGCAGCTGCCATGCATAACAAACTGCCTTTTAAGGATAAAAAAGTGGTGACCGTCATTTCAGGCGGGAATGTGGATTTGGGGAAGATCTCTGGATTGATCAGCTAA
- a CDS encoding SurA N-terminal domain-containing protein, whose product MMKRFLTGVLFLSIAALVLGACSNDSSKGNAEKENKEDIVATVDGKDISKKEYKKELDAMKATYEQQGMPADQMDSKMKEQLEKSVLDQMINAELLLQTAEKDGVSVEQKEIDAELEKIKTNFEDEKQYEEALKKNKLSEKELKAQLKKQMTVTQYLDSKIGKVEASDEEIQAMYDQYKQQAEGQKQKPEELEKIKPQLEQQVLAQKKDEKITQLVEKIRKDNEDKVKIRKA is encoded by the coding sequence ATGATGAAGCGATTTTTAACAGGCGTTCTTTTCTTGAGCATCGCCGCCCTAGTGCTTGGCGCATGCAGCAATGATAGCTCGAAAGGGAATGCTGAAAAAGAAAATAAAGAAGATATAGTTGCAACAGTAGATGGAAAAGATATTTCAAAAAAAGAATATAAAAAAGAACTGGATGCCATGAAGGCAACTTACGAACAGCAAGGTATGCCGGCAGACCAGATGGATAGCAAGATGAAGGAACAACTTGAAAAGTCTGTTCTGGATCAAATGATCAATGCGGAGCTGCTTCTCCAGACAGCAGAGAAGGACGGCGTCTCTGTTGAACAGAAAGAAATCGATGCAGAATTGGAAAAGATCAAAACCAACTTCGAAGATGAAAAACAGTATGAAGAAGCATTGAAAAAGAACAAATTGAGTGAGAAAGAACTTAAGGCCCAACTGAAAAAGCAAATGACTGTCACACAATATCTGGACAGCAAGATCGGCAAGGTAGAAGCCTCCGATGAAGAAATCCAGGCAATGTATGATCAATACAAGCAGCAAGCTGAAGGCCAAAAGCAAAAGCCAGAAGAACTCGAAAAAATCAAACCACAGCTTGAGCAGCAAGTTCTAGCACAAAAGAAAGATGAAAAGATCACCCAGCTAGTGGAAAAAATCCGCAAAGACAATGAAGATAAAGTGAAAATCCGTAAGGCGTAG
- a CDS encoding IS110 family transposase codes for MNPVVGLDISKGESQVQAFVDKGKPFRKSFKVAHTLQGLESLVEFLEVVQKESGLKPPVILEATGHYQTSVVQYLEERGYLLIIINPLISYKAKSSSLRKVKTDAVDAYHLCELYYKEELEPYKKRGVQLLNLRNLTRQHENITGVMIQTKLQFQAILDQVFPEYRGVFGDLYSVVSLLTLKEFPSSEDILKASDEALSNRIKELCKSRSIRWANEKALQLKEAAARNPFEKTVYQSHILSLGMYIDIILQYKEHLSTLESEIDALAKEVEEYNIIKSIPGIGEKIAATIISEIGEIDRFTDPKKLVAFAGVDPSVFESGKFTATKNRITKRGSSRLRHALYMAVRCAIRDCRKQKTTDEIIPRNKRMREFYDKKREEGKPFKVAVIACVNKLLHWIFALLRNRTTFQDIA; via the coding sequence ATGAATCCAGTCGTTGGTCTGGATATTTCTAAGGGGGAAAGTCAGGTTCAAGCTTTTGTCGATAAAGGCAAACCATTCCGTAAGAGCTTTAAAGTAGCTCATACACTTCAGGGGCTTGAGTCACTTGTAGAGTTTTTAGAGGTAGTACAAAAAGAATCGGGTCTAAAACCTCCAGTTATTCTTGAAGCTACTGGACACTATCAAACATCAGTAGTCCAATATTTAGAGGAACGTGGGTATTTATTAATCATTATTAACCCTTTAATTTCCTACAAGGCGAAAAGTTCAAGTTTAAGGAAAGTAAAGACAGATGCCGTCGATGCTTACCACCTCTGCGAGTTGTATTACAAGGAAGAGTTAGAGCCATATAAAAAGCGAGGGGTCCAGCTTTTAAACCTTCGTAACCTTACAAGACAACACGAGAATATTACAGGAGTCATGATTCAGACAAAGCTGCAGTTCCAGGCTATTCTGGATCAAGTATTCCCTGAGTATCGAGGGGTGTTCGGTGATTTATATTCTGTGGTATCACTCTTAACGTTAAAGGAGTTTCCATCATCTGAAGACATATTAAAGGCTAGTGATGAAGCACTCTCAAATAGGATTAAGGAATTATGTAAAAGTCGCTCAATCAGATGGGCCAATGAAAAAGCCTTACAACTAAAAGAGGCGGCAGCTCGCAATCCCTTTGAAAAGACAGTCTATCAGAGTCATATCTTAAGCTTAGGTATGTATATTGATATTATTCTTCAATACAAAGAACACCTATCCACGTTGGAGTCAGAGATAGATGCCCTCGCTAAAGAAGTTGAAGAATATAATATTATCAAATCTATCCCTGGTATCGGAGAAAAGATCGCGGCAACGATCATTTCTGAAATTGGAGAGATAGATCGATTTACTGACCCTAAAAAGCTCGTGGCTTTCGCTGGAGTAGACCCTAGTGTTTTCGAATCTGGCAAGTTTACTGCCACCAAAAACCGAATCACCAAAAGAGGTTCCAGCAGGCTTCGTCACGCCTTATATATGGCTGTTCGATGTGCCATACGCGATTGTCGTAAACAGAAAACGACGGATGAAATCATTCCCCGAAACAAACGAATGCGTGAGTTTTACGACAAGAAGCGTGAAGAAGGAAAGCCATTTAAGGTAGCTGTAATTGCTTGTGTAAATAAGCTCTTACATTGGATATTTGCCCTTTTAAGAAACCGGACCACTTTCCAAGATATAGCTTAG
- a CDS encoding sigma-70 family RNA polymerase sigma factor yields MDSFRNDSSYKTWLIRITVNRCKDVLKSWHYKNLFLTDFFKQNHQTVSAIYHHEDELISLHVLKLPIKQREVIILFYYQDLSIEEISDLLEINSNTVKTRLHRGRHKLKESLEGAGAIDGK; encoded by the coding sequence ATGGATTCCTTTCGTAATGATTCATCTTATAAAACCTGGCTGATCCGAATTACGGTGAACAGGTGTAAGGATGTATTGAAGAGTTGGCATTATAAAAATTTATTTTTGACTGATTTTTTTAAACAAAATCATCAAACTGTTTCTGCAATTTATCATCATGAAGATGAATTAATATCACTTCATGTATTAAAACTCCCTATAAAACAGAGAGAAGTCATTATTCTATTTTATTATCAAGATCTATCCATCGAGGAAATCTCAGATCTGTTAGAGATTAACTCTAATACCGTTAAAACAAGACTGCATCGAGGACGTCATAAATTAAAAGAATCATTGGAAGGAGCGGGAGCAATTGATGGAAAATAA
- a CDS encoding IS110 family transposase yields MKFKMQDKQNQLIERISDSHLVVGVDIAQELHVARAVNFRGIIVGDPLTFENNEEGFAKLLQWINQLKTLRGFSSTIIGMEPTGHYWINLSKWLYDQDIEAVTVNPHHVKKNKENRDNSRSKSDKKDALVIADMVKNGYYSFIRPNSEVFEKLRVLMSNRDMTVKRLVSAINQINRWVDIVFPELRQVFKDVKGKGAMATLRLFPTPLELRSMKAPDVVEGWKSQMKRQPGIKKAQALIELAVHSVGTRQALDAYKLHLEQLIEEFDLATAQLERVEQEVTSLLKQIPFAKKLLAIKGISEIALAGILGESGDLSGFAHGNSLLRHAGLHLSEASSGKWKGQIVLSKRGRSRLRRFLYLATMSLVMNNPDFKELHAKNVNVKKMKKMKSIMKLIHKLARVLVGMARKNDSYRSEKIQSITPIAA; encoded by the coding sequence ATGAAGTTTAAAATGCAGGACAAACAAAATCAACTGATAGAGAGAATTTCAGATAGCCACCTTGTAGTTGGTGTGGATATTGCACAAGAATTACATGTAGCCAGAGCTGTGAATTTCCGTGGAATAATAGTGGGAGATCCACTTACCTTCGAAAATAATGAAGAAGGTTTTGCTAAATTACTACAGTGGATAAACCAGTTAAAAACCTTAAGAGGCTTTTCTTCAACTATCATAGGGATGGAACCTACAGGACATTATTGGATTAACCTTTCAAAATGGCTATATGATCAAGACATTGAAGCAGTAACTGTTAACCCTCATCATGTAAAAAAGAATAAAGAAAACCGTGATAATAGCCGATCGAAAAGTGATAAAAAAGATGCTCTCGTTATCGCTGATATGGTCAAGAATGGTTATTATTCCTTTATTCGCCCTAATTCAGAGGTCTTTGAAAAACTAAGAGTTTTAATGTCTAACCGTGATATGACAGTTAAGAGACTTGTTAGTGCCATCAATCAAATTAACCGTTGGGTCGATATTGTTTTTCCAGAACTTCGACAGGTATTCAAAGATGTCAAAGGCAAAGGGGCTATGGCGACTCTGCGCCTATTCCCTACACCACTTGAACTACGCTCCATGAAAGCACCCGATGTCGTTGAAGGTTGGAAATCCCAAATGAAAAGACAACCTGGGATAAAAAAAGCACAAGCCTTAATTGAATTAGCTGTGCATTCAGTCGGCACTCGACAAGCACTCGATGCTTATAAACTACACCTGGAACAGCTAATTGAAGAGTTTGATTTAGCCACTGCGCAACTTGAACGAGTTGAACAGGAAGTCACTTCCCTACTTAAACAAATTCCTTTCGCAAAAAAGTTGCTTGCCATCAAAGGAATTAGTGAAATTGCACTTGCAGGCATTCTTGGAGAATCGGGTGACCTCAGTGGTTTTGCGCATGGTAATTCTCTATTGCGCCATGCTGGATTACATCTTTCAGAGGCCAGTTCAGGTAAATGGAAAGGACAAATTGTCCTTTCTAAGCGTGGCAGATCGCGTTTACGGCGCTTTTTGTATTTAGCCACAATGAGTCTTGTCATGAACAACCCTGATTTTAAAGAGCTGCACGCTAAGAATGTTAATGTGAAGAAGATGAAGAAAATGAAATCAATAATGAAATTAATCCATAAACTCGCCAGAGTATTAGTAGGAATGGCCAGAAAGAATGATTCTTATCGTTCCGAGAAGATCCAATCGATTACGCCAATAGCTGCCTAA
- a CDS encoding hydrolase translates to MCEYCDSNEGHQKRTSSSRSRCDKCACNILNRLERGTEVDVFLSGGKVLEDVIFLRINNRTCCATFKDEEKEPGTTLFVDCRDIVALRIE, encoded by the coding sequence ATGTGTGAATACTGTGATTCTAATGAGGGTCATCAAAAGAGGACAAGTTCAAGCCGCAGCAGATGTGATAAATGTGCTTGTAATATACTAAACAGGTTAGAGCGAGGAACAGAAGTAGATGTATTTTTATCAGGTGGTAAAGTATTAGAAGATGTAATCTTCTTGAGAATTAATAATAGAACTTGCTGTGCAACATTTAAAGACGAAGAAAAAGAGCCAGGTACCACTCTTTTTGTCGACTGCCGTGACATAGTTGCTCTTCGTATAGAGTAA
- a CDS encoding 2-acyl-glycerophospho-ethanolamine acyltransferase, giving the protein MNHLKRKELKIFTTMSFFIAIAVIIVIPLSLFTSIPRELGSFIFILTLVGIPFSIISMFSKESLLKRIFVLIVNLVPISLFGYAIIMDFIDEFFRLAP; this is encoded by the coding sequence GTGAATCACTTGAAAAGGAAAGAGCTAAAAATCTTCACAACCATGTCATTCTTTATCGCGATAGCTGTAATCATTGTGATTCCTCTTTCGCTTTTCACATCTATACCAAGAGAACTTGGATCATTCATATTCATCCTTACCTTGGTTGGCATCCCTTTCAGCATCATTTCGATGTTCAGCAAAGAGAGTTTATTGAAAAGGATTTTTGTCTTGATTGTCAATCTTGTGCCTATTAGTCTTTTCGGCTATGCCATCATTATGGATTTTATAGATGAATTTTTTCGATTGGCACCGTAG